A window of the Rhodoflexus caldus genome harbors these coding sequences:
- the bamA gene encoding outer membrane protein assembly factor BamA, whose protein sequence is MKKIIFLSFLFLHTITAFAQIGLGLRNRYRQQESVDYTRPRDYTIAAVTVSGAEHLDRDALLSMSGLRVGDKVRIPGDDISNVIKKLYKSGIVSDVAVLITKTEVDKVYLEIAVKERARLSRFVFEGIRKGQQETLNDKIKLTKGRIINDALIKNTENKIRKYYEEKGFRNSKIIITQRKDTIYGSNSNYAYLLIKIDKGPKVRIQNIDVEGVNDFKAQKVINKMKKTRAKGFNLAKIFTPSKFIKEEFEKDKKHILEFYSKNGYRNAAIEADSVYDIAEGLVGIKLKIHEGKKFYYRNIKWVGNFIYSDTVLNKVLGIQKGDVYNPEELSKRLNFSPTQQDVTSLYMDDGYLFFNIEPVEVQVGEDSIDIELRMYEGEQANINKINLRGNTRTSDHVVIRELRTLPGNKFSRADLLRTQRELSALGYFDPEKIGMNPVPNIADGTVDINYNVEERPSDQIELSGGWGGAFGFVGTVGLVFNNFSARKLTDLSSWKPLPQGDGQRLQLRLQANGRRFQNYSLTFSEPWLGGKKRNAFTIGFNHSVNRTFADFAMSRQLGSLQVSGVSVSLGRQLKVPDDWFVMTNALSYQFYNLNNFFGFGAINNGRFNNFTFNTTISRNSIDNPTFPREGSNVSLAVTVTPPYSLFTGRAEPLVNGSTQWIEYHRWMFDNSWFMKLTNNGKLVLHARAHMGFMGRFNPNIDTSPFERFVLGGSGLTINNFLLGTEIIGLRGYQDNTIRPLEPDGNGGLRYNRNGAGGIVYNKFVLEMRYPISLNPSATIFVLGFAEGGNNWGNFKEFNPFDLKRSTGVGARIFMPAFGLLGIDWAYGFDSIPGAPNISGSQFHFTIGQLLR, encoded by the coding sequence ATGAAAAAAATCATTTTCCTTTCCTTCCTGTTTTTGCATACCATTACAGCTTTTGCGCAAATTGGCTTGGGTTTGCGAAACCGCTATCGCCAACAGGAATCGGTGGACTACACCCGCCCGCGTGATTATACCATCGCAGCCGTTACCGTCAGCGGCGCTGAACACTTAGACCGTGATGCCTTGCTCTCCATGTCGGGCTTGCGCGTGGGCGATAAAGTGCGCATACCGGGCGATGATATTAGTAATGTTATCAAAAAACTTTACAAATCAGGTATTGTCAGCGATGTTGCCGTACTGATTACGAAAACAGAGGTAGATAAGGTGTATTTGGAAATTGCCGTCAAAGAACGCGCGCGTCTTTCCCGTTTTGTATTTGAAGGCATCCGCAAAGGACAACAGGAAACCCTGAACGATAAAATTAAACTTACCAAAGGACGCATTATCAACGATGCCCTGATAAAAAATACGGAAAATAAAATTCGCAAATATTACGAAGAAAAAGGTTTTCGCAACAGCAAGATTATTATCACCCAGCGTAAGGACACCATCTACGGTTCCAATTCCAACTATGCCTACCTGCTCATCAAGATAGACAAAGGCCCCAAAGTACGCATCCAAAACATTGATGTTGAGGGCGTAAACGACTTTAAAGCACAGAAAGTAATCAACAAGATGAAAAAGACCCGCGCCAAAGGTTTTAACTTGGCGAAAATATTTACACCGTCTAAATTCATCAAAGAAGAGTTCGAAAAAGACAAAAAGCATATTCTGGAATTTTACAGCAAAAACGGATACCGCAATGCCGCCATCGAGGCCGATTCGGTTTATGATATTGCCGAAGGATTGGTGGGAATTAAACTGAAAATACACGAAGGCAAAAAATTCTACTATCGCAATATCAAATGGGTAGGTAACTTCATTTATTCCGATACGGTTCTGAACAAAGTACTTGGCATCCAAAAAGGCGACGTTTACAACCCCGAAGAGTTGAGCAAGCGCCTGAATTTCAGCCCAACCCAACAAGATGTAACCTCATTGTACATGGATGACGGCTACCTGTTCTTCAATATTGAACCCGTAGAAGTACAAGTAGGCGAAGACTCGATTGATATCGAACTGCGCATGTATGAAGGTGAGCAGGCAAACATCAACAAAATCAATCTGCGAGGCAATACTCGTACCAGCGACCACGTAGTTATCCGCGAATTGCGCACACTGCCCGGCAACAAATTCAGCCGTGCTGACCTGCTTCGTACTCAGCGAGAACTTTCCGCATTAGGCTACTTTGACCCTGAAAAAATAGGCATGAATCCCGTACCCAACATAGCCGACGGTACGGTAGATATCAACTACAACGTAGAAGAACGCCCAAGCGACCAGATAGAACTCTCCGGTGGTTGGGGCGGCGCCTTCGGTTTTGTAGGAACGGTAGGTTTGGTATTCAATAATTTTTCGGCACGTAAACTAACCGATTTAAGCTCATGGAAGCCTCTGCCACAAGGCGACGGACAACGCCTGCAATTGCGTTTACAAGCCAACGGTCGCCGATTCCAGAACTATTCGCTCACATTCAGCGAACCATGGTTGGGCGGTAAAAAACGCAATGCGTTCACTATTGGCTTCAACCATTCGGTAAACCGCACCTTTGCTGACTTTGCCATGTCCCGCCAATTGGGCTCATTGCAAGTGTCGGGCGTATCGGTAAGTCTGGGCAGACAACTGAAAGTACCCGATGACTGGTTTGTAATGACCAACGCATTGAGCTATCAGTTTTACAATCTGAATAACTTCTTTGGCTTTGGAGCAATTAATAACGGTCGATTCAACAACTTCACCTTCAATACTACCATATCCAGAAACAGCATTGATAACCCGACTTTCCCCCGCGAAGGTTCTAACGTATCTCTTGCCGTAACCGTAACACCGCCTTACTCGTTGTTTACAGGCCGTGCAGAGCCATTGGTAAACGGCTCTACGCAGTGGATAGAGTACCACCGATGGATGTTCGACAACTCATGGTTCATGAAACTGACCAACAACGGCAAATTGGTTCTCCACGCACGTGCCCACATGGGCTTTATGGGTCGTTTCAATCCCAATATTGACACCAGCCCCTTTGAGCGATTTGTGCTTGGCGGCAGCGGCTTGACTATCAATAACTTCCTGTTAGGTACTGAAATTATTGGTCTGCGCGGCTATCAGGACAACACCATTCGCCCGTTAGAGCCGGACGGCAACGGCGGCTTGCGCTACAATCGCAACGGTGCAGGCGGTATCGTATATAACAAGTTTGTACTCGAGATGCGCTACCCTATATCTCTCAATCCTTCGGCAACGATTTTCGTGCTGGGTTTTGCAGAAGGCGGCAACAACTGGGGTAATTTCAAAGAGTTTAATCCTTTTGACCTGAAACGCTCCACCGGAGTGGGTGCCCGTATCTTTATGCCGGCCTTTGGCTTGCTGGGTATTGACTGGGCATATGGTTTTGACAGCATCCCCGGCGCACCGAATATCAGCGGCAGCCAGTTTCACTTTACCATTGGCCAATTGTTAAGATAA
- a CDS encoding OmpH family outer membrane protein: MLTRLLFIALLLTTFGQVNAQRFGYVDTQVIVEKMPEYAQAQSEIEKQAEIWRKEVEEKQAAVQKMRMDFEAEKVLLPEELRQQRLAAIDAKEKEVMEFQNKMFGIEGQIYQKRLELMKPIQDKIYAAVEKVARKRRLSFIFDKAGDLVMIFADPTHNYTDIVMEELGIAENNQQQGGKPGTGKKGNN, encoded by the coding sequence ATGCTCACGCGCTTGCTTTTTATCGCTTTGTTGCTGACGACTTTTGGGCAAGTAAATGCCCAACGCTTCGGCTATGTGGATACACAGGTGATTGTAGAAAAAATGCCGGAGTATGCACAGGCACAAAGCGAAATAGAAAAACAAGCCGAAATATGGCGCAAAGAAGTAGAGGAAAAACAGGCAGCTGTTCAGAAAATGCGGATGGACTTTGAAGCCGAAAAAGTGCTGCTCCCCGAAGAACTGCGCCAACAACGCTTGGCCGCCATTGATGCCAAGGAAAAAGAAGTGATGGAGTTTCAAAACAAAATGTTCGGCATCGAGGGGCAAATCTATCAGAAACGCCTTGAACTGATGAAACCCATTCAGGATAAGATATATGCAGCCGTGGAAAAAGTAGCCCGTAAACGCCGCCTGTCGTTCATTTTTGACAAAGCAGGCGATTTGGTTATGATATTTGCCGACCCTACACACAACTACACGGACATTGTAATGGAAGAGCTGGGTATAGCAGAAAATAACCAGCAACAGGGCGGCAAACCCGGTACAGGCAAAAAAGGCAATAATTAA
- a CDS encoding OmpH family outer membrane protein — protein MKIKFFAFAIGLLLWAGHSKAQMKIGYTNPDVILAALPEAKTIETELKTYGTQLENEMQNKRKELQTKFENYQKNVNDMTPAIRESREKEIQTLNQALQEFQEKAQNDMQVKQAQLLQPVYEKIQKAIDDLAKAENYDYILVADAGQMPIILYAKEEYDITNKIITKLGGKPIAKEEPKK, from the coding sequence ATGAAAATTAAATTTTTCGCTTTCGCAATTGGGTTATTGCTGTGGGCAGGCCACTCGAAGGCTCAAATGAAAATCGGCTACACTAATCCTGACGTAATTCTGGCGGCACTGCCGGAGGCCAAAACAATTGAAACCGAACTCAAAACTTATGGTACGCAACTCGAGAATGAGATGCAAAACAAACGCAAAGAATTGCAGACCAAGTTTGAGAACTATCAGAAAAACGTAAATGACATGACTCCCGCCATTCGCGAGAGTCGTGAGAAAGAAATCCAGACACTGAATCAGGCCTTGCAGGAATTTCAGGAGAAAGCACAGAACGATATGCAGGTAAAACAGGCGCAACTATTGCAACCTGTTTATGAGAAAATCCAAAAAGCAATTGACGATTTGGCAAAGGCTGAAAACTATGACTACATTTTGGTAGCAGATGCCGGCCAGATGCCTATCATTCTCTATGCAAAAGAAGAGTACGATATCACCAACAAGATTATCACCAAACTTGGCGGCAAACCTATCGCAAAAGAGGAGCCTAAAAAATAA
- a CDS encoding tetratricopeptide repeat protein: MKNFLSTVFAFSLWLMCSTVFAQQEGLAHYVDGENLRRSGQHEKAINEFNKALQREPNNYNYLFARAQSEYQIKRMDAALSSLQSTLKLKNDFVPAYVLLATIYRAKNDITKAGYYYEQAFNYETDINKKVQYKMFAIQAAIREGNWTEAYQKAADARRIAPDNEMVAYYVARLANKISKYQEAINAVTAVESKLQNMKIDQNAKFYYELGYAYYHLDEFDKANAAWKKADFGPYKARMEKFSAKYFCNVSHSYFKVYENDLAKQYAEKAGKVEKGNSTAYVLLAQIAKRNTEHSNTIANLKTAVEATNDRNKQLPLYVQLAELELSAQNYDNALAAVQEALKISPAEPKSVMFKGIALYKKGEYKAAIDFIQSMLTNQRFDAATTAEMNFLMGLAGKKFGDIAIARQGFSMAMRSSLKDAAEIELRALRDAKAMEEDSDEDIIKD, from the coding sequence ATGAAAAACTTTTTATCCACCGTATTTGCCTTTTCCCTGTGGTTGATGTGTTCTACTGTATTTGCACAACAGGAAGGCCTTGCGCACTATGTTGACGGCGAGAATTTGCGCCGTTCCGGCCAACACGAGAAAGCCATTAACGAGTTCAATAAAGCGCTTCAGCGCGAGCCGAATAACTACAACTATTTGTTTGCCCGTGCACAAAGCGAATATCAGATTAAGCGTATGGATGCGGCGTTGAGTTCGCTGCAAAGCACCTTAAAACTGAAAAATGATTTTGTCCCCGCATATGTACTGTTAGCAACAATTTATCGGGCTAAAAACGATATTACAAAGGCAGGCTATTACTACGAGCAAGCGTTCAATTACGAAACGGATATCAACAAAAAGGTGCAATACAAGATGTTTGCCATTCAGGCAGCCATCAGAGAAGGCAATTGGACAGAGGCCTACCAGAAAGCAGCAGACGCGCGCCGCATAGCACCCGATAATGAGATGGTAGCCTACTATGTTGCACGCCTTGCCAATAAAATCAGCAAATACCAAGAGGCCATTAACGCCGTTACTGCGGTGGAAAGCAAACTTCAAAACATGAAGATAGACCAGAACGCCAAGTTTTACTACGAACTCGGATATGCCTACTATCACTTAGATGAGTTTGACAAAGCTAATGCGGCATGGAAAAAGGCGGATTTTGGCCCCTACAAGGCGCGCATGGAAAAATTTTCCGCCAAATATTTCTGCAATGTAAGCCACAGCTATTTCAAAGTCTATGAAAACGATTTGGCAAAGCAATATGCCGAGAAAGCAGGTAAAGTTGAAAAAGGCAATTCTACGGCCTACGTACTGCTGGCTCAGATAGCCAAACGCAATACGGAACACAGCAATACAATTGCCAATTTGAAAACAGCGGTTGAAGCTACTAACGACCGCAACAAACAATTGCCTTTGTATGTGCAACTGGCAGAGTTGGAGCTTAGCGCTCAAAACTACGATAATGCACTTGCCGCAGTACAGGAAGCACTGAAAATCAGCCCTGCTGAGCCTAAGAGTGTGATGTTTAAAGGCATTGCCCTTTACAAAAAGGGTGAATACAAGGCCGCGATAGACTTCATTCAGTCTATGCTTACCAATCAGCGCTTTGATGCGGCTACTACCGCCGAGATGAACTTCCTGATGGGTTTGGCAGGTAAAAAATTCGGAGATATTGCCATTGCCCGACAAGGTTTTTCTATGGCAATGAGAAGCTCGCTGAAAGATGCGGCAGAAATAGAACTGCGAGCCCTACGCGATGCCAAAGCAATGGAAGAGGACTCAGACGAAGATATCATTAAAGATTAG
- the uvrA gene encoding excinuclease ABC subunit UvrA, with protein sequence MPAANIPLEELDPREYIIIKGAKVNNLRNLSVAIPRNQLVVITGLSGSGKSSLAFDTLFAEGQRMYVESLSSYARQFLGRMEKPDVEYIKGVSPAIAVEQKVNTRNPRSTVGTTTEIYDYLKLLFARIGTTYSPVSGNPVKKDTVTDIVDNIQAMPDGQRFTIVCPLLRKDGRTLAEECKILLQKGFTRLYSSANEVVFIEELIENISTAEEQKQWHILIDRNVVRKDDPDNQYRIADSIQTAFFEGEGICMVITADNQWRTFSDKFEADGILFEEPSVNLFSFNNPYGACKTCEGFGTIIGIDPDLVIPNKHLSVYEGAIAPWRSDKMSEWLEPLLKNGIRFDFPIHRPYNELTAAEQQLLWTGNKYFAGLNEFFFYLESQSHQIKYRVMLSRYRGRTTCPDCRGTRLRKDAQYVKIGGQSIADLVLMPVADVYAFFQNLSLTPHESQVARRILVEIQNRLEYLVKVGLGYLTLNRLTSTLSGGEFQRIKLATSLGSSLVGSMYILDEPSIGLHPRDTQNLVEVIKMLRDVGNTVIVVEHEEEVIRQADQIIDIGPGAGSEGGELIFQGTHDELQNAPQSLTARYLLGLEQIKTPTARRPWKHFIQVSGAREHNLKNITVKFPLHTLTVVTGVSGSGKSTLIRKILHPALSKYIGGNSGEETGKMDELSGDLGMITQVEFVDQNPIGKSSRSNPVTYIKAYDGIRQLYSELPLAKQRGYKPATFSFNVDGGRCEACEGEGIVKIEMQFMADIHLTCEACHGKRFKQEVLDIEYQGKNISDVLEMTVADALVFFQSQPKIAEKLRPLSEVGLGYVRLGQSSSTLSGGEAQRVKLASFLGKGRPTDEHIFFIFDEPTTGLHFHDIHKLLHAINALVDAGNTVLIIEHNMDVIKSADWIIDLGPEGGLQGGALIFEGTPEEMVKNSKSYTSAFLANKL encoded by the coding sequence ATGCCAGCCGCCAACATACCCTTAGAAGAGTTAGACCCACGCGAATATATCATTATCAAAGGCGCTAAGGTGAACAACCTGCGCAACCTGAGCGTTGCCATTCCTCGCAACCAATTAGTTGTTATCACAGGTCTTTCGGGTTCGGGCAAGTCTTCGCTTGCATTTGACACACTTTTTGCCGAAGGACAACGGATGTATGTGGAAAGTTTGAGTTCCTATGCCCGTCAGTTTTTGGGCCGGATGGAAAAACCGGACGTGGAATACATTAAAGGTGTTTCGCCTGCAATTGCTGTTGAGCAAAAAGTCAATACCCGCAATCCGCGCAGCACCGTAGGTACAACCACCGAGATTTACGACTACCTGAAACTGCTTTTTGCGCGTATCGGCACGACTTACTCGCCCGTTTCAGGCAATCCGGTAAAAAAAGACACTGTTACGGACATAGTGGACAACATTCAGGCAATGCCTGACGGTCAGCGTTTTACGATTGTATGCCCTTTGCTCCGCAAGGATGGCCGCACATTGGCCGAAGAATGTAAAATATTGTTACAGAAAGGCTTCACCCGCCTGTATTCGTCGGCTAATGAAGTGGTCTTTATAGAAGAGTTGATTGAAAACATATCAACTGCCGAAGAGCAAAAACAATGGCATATTTTGATAGACCGAAATGTTGTTCGGAAAGACGACCCCGATAACCAGTACCGCATTGCCGACTCTATCCAGACTGCCTTTTTTGAAGGCGAAGGTATCTGCATGGTTATCACAGCCGACAACCAATGGCGCACCTTTTCCGATAAATTTGAGGCCGACGGCATCCTGTTTGAAGAGCCGAGCGTTAATCTGTTCAGTTTTAACAACCCCTATGGGGCTTGCAAAACCTGCGAAGGTTTCGGAACGATTATCGGCATAGACCCCGATTTGGTCATACCCAATAAACACTTGTCGGTTTACGAGGGTGCTATTGCGCCTTGGCGCTCCGATAAGATGAGCGAATGGCTGGAACCACTGCTGAAAAACGGCATTCGCTTTGATTTCCCCATCCATCGGCCTTATAATGAACTGACGGCAGCCGAGCAGCAACTGCTTTGGACAGGAAATAAATACTTTGCAGGGCTGAACGAGTTTTTTTTCTATTTAGAGTCGCAATCGCACCAAATTAAGTACCGCGTGATGCTGTCGCGTTATCGCGGGCGCACCACCTGCCCCGATTGCCGCGGTACACGCTTGCGCAAGGATGCACAATATGTAAAAATTGGCGGGCAATCCATTGCCGACCTCGTGCTGATGCCTGTTGCAGATGTATATGCGTTCTTTCAAAACCTTTCGCTCACTCCGCACGAATCACAGGTAGCCCGACGCATATTAGTTGAAATTCAGAACAGGTTGGAGTACTTGGTAAAAGTGGGTTTAGGCTATCTGACCCTCAACCGTTTGACTTCTACCCTCTCCGGCGGCGAGTTTCAACGCATCAAACTGGCAACGTCTTTGGGCAGTTCGCTGGTGGGTAGTATGTACATTTTAGATGAGCCAAGCATAGGCCTTCACCCTCGCGATACGCAAAATCTTGTGGAAGTGATTAAAATGCTGCGCGATGTGGGGAATACGGTTATTGTGGTAGAGCATGAGGAAGAAGTCATCCGTCAGGCCGACCAAATTATAGATATAGGCCCGGGAGCAGGTTCGGAAGGCGGCGAACTGATTTTTCAAGGCACGCATGATGAGTTGCAAAATGCACCTCAAAGCCTCACTGCGCGCTATCTCCTCGGTTTGGAGCAGATTAAAACACCGACAGCTCGGCGGCCGTGGAAGCATTTTATTCAGGTATCGGGCGCACGCGAGCACAACTTGAAAAACATCACCGTCAAGTTCCCGCTCCATACATTGACTGTTGTAACAGGGGTGAGCGGTTCGGGAAAGTCTACCCTGATTCGCAAAATATTACATCCTGCATTGAGCAAATACATAGGCGGTAATTCGGGCGAGGAAACCGGCAAAATGGATGAGCTATCCGGCGATTTGGGAATGATTACACAAGTGGAGTTTGTTGACCAGAACCCAATCGGTAAGTCCAGCCGCTCCAATCCCGTAACCTACATAAAGGCCTACGACGGCATCCGTCAGTTGTACAGCGAATTGCCGCTGGCCAAACAGCGCGGCTACAAACCCGCAACATTTTCTTTTAACGTAGATGGCGGGCGTTGCGAAGCCTGTGAAGGCGAGGGCATCGTAAAAATTGAAATGCAGTTCATGGCAGACATACACCTGACCTGCGAAGCCTGCCACGGTAAACGATTTAAACAGGAGGTGTTGGACATTGAGTATCAGGGCAAAAACATCTCCGATGTGTTAGAAATGACAGTAGCCGATGCACTTGTATTTTTTCAGTCGCAACCTAAAATAGCCGAAAAGCTGCGCCCTCTGAGCGAAGTAGGGCTTGGCTATGTGCGCTTGGGGCAATCGTCCAGCACGCTGAGCGGAGGAGAGGCACAACGCGTAAAACTGGCTTCTTTCCTTGGCAAAGGCCGCCCTACCGATGAGCACATCTTTTTCATTTTTGATGAACCCACAACCGGCCTGCATTTTCACGACATACACAAACTGCTTCATGCCATTAATGCGCTGGTAGATGCCGGTAATACGGTGCTGATTATAGAGCACAATATGGACGTGATTAAGTCCGCCGATTGGATAATAGACTTAGGCCCCGAAGGAGGTTTGCAAGGCGGAGCGCTTATTTTTGAAGGTACTCCCGAAGAAATGGTAAAAAACTCAAAAAGTTACACATCGGCTTTTTTAGCCAATAAATTATAA
- a CDS encoding T9SS type A sorting domain-containing protein, whose amino-acid sequence MSEKSDDNWLYVSDQVTISNIYPNPASDNASFNYIFYDAQTSVKVVVRNVLGSIVGEYTLSAHERQLTLPVDRFIPGVYFYTLWVNNKSVVTKKLIVKR is encoded by the coding sequence TTGTCGGAGAAATCGGATGATAATTGGCTTTATGTAAGCGACCAAGTTACCATATCCAATATCTACCCCAATCCCGCATCGGATAACGCTTCTTTCAACTATATTTTTTACGATGCCCAAACAAGCGTAAAGGTAGTAGTGCGCAATGTTTTGGGCAGTATTGTTGGCGAATATACCTTGTCTGCTCACGAGCGCCAACTGACTCTGCCGGTTGACCGCTTCATCCCGGGGGTTTATTTCTACACCCTGTGGGTAAACAACAAAAGCGTTGTTACCAAAAAACTCATTGTCAAGCGCTAA